Proteins from a genomic interval of Quercus lobata isolate SW786 chromosome 11, ValleyOak3.0 Primary Assembly, whole genome shotgun sequence:
- the LOC115969368 gene encoding embryogenic cell protein 40-like isoform X2: MAEIRDQYGNPIQLTDEHGNPDQLTGEHGHPMHLTGVATTKIHDEPDRDTTEGTFASTAVGVGGAKEHDQQLDQQKQRHELEVSRSSSSSSGSSEDEAR; this comes from the exons ATGGCTGAAATACGAGATCAGTATGGGAACCCAATTCAGCTCACTGACGAACATGGCAACCCAGACCAATTGACCGGTGAACATGGTCATCCCATGCACCTTACTGGTGTGGCCACCACAAAAATCCATGACGAACCAGATAGAGATACCACTGAGGGAACTTTTGCTAGTACTGctgttggtgttggtggtgCAAAAGAGCATGATCAGCAGCTGGATCAACAGAAGCAGCGACATGAGCTCGAGGTTTCTCGGTCCAGTAGCTCCAGCTCTGGCTCG TCTGAGGATGAGGCAAGGTGA
- the LOC115969370 gene encoding uncharacterized protein LOC115969370 has translation MGSVCCVAARDKTIPNGSSGEILHRNIRYSPTWSFRWDNRGRVAGEETSIGWLSDGISRNDGSENKYEPSFAEEGSPLEHFRRCTWQKSLISEGTAGHVRTPASDQSISRNVSMDVSLDQVKESPTVSFPSPIKPSLSLPSTSSLFASPLSSQGQLPPASTTPSRWPRRSPGHQLLRQVSDSQIPGFKSPDSYSVSEERPVLPSWSNESARGSRGGSSDGWSMHAFSGLMASSNRDRWSFDSESFGFNREKLTRSSSRISTSPSVDLQTCGVCSKLLTEKSSWSGQKIIANNELSVVAVLACGHVYHAECLETLTSEINKYDPACPVCTFGEKQTLKLSEKALKAEMDFKARNKRSRNRVVDSDLDGDSFVLERLKSSQGKGPKMASSSSMRSSLGKPFLRRHFSFGSKGSKTLSENQSTRKKGFFWVKSSKE, from the exons ATGGGGTCTGTTTGTTGTGTTGCTGCTAGAGACAAGACTATACCGAATGGATCGAGTGGTGAGATTTTGCATAGGAACATTCGGTATTCGCCAACGTGGAGCTTTCGGTGGGATAACCGAGGGCGGGTAGCTGGTGAGGAGACTTCTATTGGTTGGTTATCAGATGGGATAAGCCGGAATGATGGGTctgaaaataaatatgaacCGTCATTTGCTGAGGAGGGAAGTCCTTTGGAACATTTTCGAAGATGTACGTGGCAGAAGTCCCTGATTTCTGAAGGAACTGCTGGGCATGTGAGGACTCCTGCTTCAG ATCAATCTATTTCAAGGAATGTTTCTATGGATGTGAGTTTGGATCAG GTTAAGGAATCTCCAACAGTTTCATTTCCATCTCCTATTAAACCATCACTGTCGTTGCCTTCTACTTCTTCATTATTTGCATCCCCCTTGTCATCCCAAGGTCAATTGCCTCCAGCTAGCACAACTCCATCAAGGTGGCCCCGCCGTTCTCCAGGACACCAGCTTTTAAGACAAGTATCTGATAGTCAAATCCCCGGATTCAAGTCACCAGACAGCTACTCAGTTTCCGAAGAAAGGCCAGTGCTCCCTTCTTGGAGCAATGAATCAGCTAGGGGCTCACGTGGGGGGTCTTCAGATGGTTGGTCTATGCATGCCTTTTCTGGGCTTATGGCCTCTTCTAATAGAGACAGGTGGTCTTTTGATAGTGAGTCCTTTGGCTTTAATCGCGAGAAGTTAACCAGATCCAGTAGCCGAATATCAACTTCCCCCTCTGTTGATCTACAAACATGTGGGGTTTGCTCAAAACTTTTGACTGAGAAATCCTCATGGAGCGGCCAAAAGATTATTGCTAATAATGAGCTTTCTGTAGTTGCTGTGCTTGCTTGTGGGCATGTTTATCATGCTGAGTGTTTGGAGACTCTGACATCTGAAATTAACAAGTATGATCCAGCTTGCCCAGTTTGTACTTTTGGGGAGAAACAAACCCTGAAATTATCTGAAAAAGCATTGAAAGCAGAAATGGATTTTAAGGCTAGAAATAAGAGATCAAGGAATCGGGTGGTGGATAGTGATCTTGATGGTGATTCTTTTGTGCTTGAACGTTTGAAAAGTAGTCAAGGGAAAGGACCCAAGATGGCCTCCAGTTCCAGCATGAGAAGCTCCTTGGGAAAGCCTTTCTTGAGGCGGCACTTTTCCTTTGGCTCAAAAGGATCTAAAACCTTATCAGAGAACCAGTCTACGAGAAAGAAGGGGTTCTTCTGGGTGAAATCAAGTAAGGAGTGA
- the LOC115969368 gene encoding late embryogenesis abundant protein-like isoform X1, whose translation MAEIRDQYGNPIQLTDEHGNPDQLTGEHGHPMHLTGVATTKIHDEPDRDTTEGTFASTAVGVGGAKEHDQQLDQQKQRHELEVSRSSSSSSGEIEGQGGEVRRRKKKGLKVKIKEKITDGKSKEEQSRTESFTSTATTTISTGATSPGAQPEHEKKSVIEKIKEKLPGHHSH comes from the exons ATGGCTGAAATACGAGATCAGTATGGGAACCCAATTCAGCTCACTGACGAACATGGCAACCCAGACCAATTGACCGGTGAACATGGTCATCCCATGCACCTTACTGGTGTGGCCACCACAAAAATCCATGACGAACCAGATAGAGATACCACTGAGGGAACTTTTGCTAGTACTGctgttggtgttggtggtgCAAAAGAGCATGATCAGCAGCTGGATCAACAGAAGCAGCGACATGAGCTCGAGGTTTCTCGGTCCAGTAGCTCCAGCTCTG GTGAAATTGAAGGACAAGGTGGGGAAGttaggagaaggaagaagaagggtTTAAAGGTGAAAATAAAGGAGAAGATAACAGATGGGAAGAGCAAGGAGGAGCAGTCACGGACAGAGAGTTTTACAagcacagccacaaccaccataTCCACTGGTGCCACCAGCCCTGGTGCTCAACCTGAACATGAGAAGAAAAGTGTGatagagaaaatcaaagaaaaattgccAGGCCACCATAGCCATTAA